In Etheostoma spectabile isolate EspeVRDwgs_2016 chromosome 20, UIUC_Espe_1.0, whole genome shotgun sequence, the following are encoded in one genomic region:
- the dpysl5a gene encoding LOW QUALITY PROTEIN: dihydropyrimidinase-related protein 5a (The sequence of the model RefSeq protein was modified relative to this genomic sequence to represent the inferred CDS: inserted 1 base in 1 codon) — translation MRAIAMSSSSAMVRILIKGGKVVNDDCTQEADVYIENGIIQQVGKELMIPGGAKVIDASGKLVLPGGIDTSVHLEESFMNATTADDFYSGTKAALAGGTTMVIAHILPEKNESLLEAYETCRSSADPKACCDYALHVGVTWWGPKVRAEMEKLVREHGVNSFQMFMAYKDMFMLRDSELFQALQHCKDIGAIARVHAENGELVAEGAKEALDLGISGPEGIEISRPEELEAEATHRAITIANRAHCPIYLVNVSSMSAGDVVATAKMQGKVVHGETTTAHAVLNGMQYYHQDWAHAAAHVTVPPLRLDPNTPGFLMSLLGNDTLNVVGSDHRPFTIKQRAMGKDDFTKIPHGLPGIQDRMSVIWEKGVIGGKMDENRFVAVTSSNAAKIYNLYPRKGRIIPGADADVVVWDPEGSKTISVDNQFQGGDVNLYEGLRCHGVPLVTISRGRLVYENGMFTCAEGSGKFCPLRTFPDYLYKKMVQREKCQAVKAVEREPYTGDVVPVLNSGKRDFGVSDLDTPTRPXTRHGGVRDLQESSFSLSGAQIDDKIPKRSSARILAPPGGRSSGIW, via the exons ATGAG AGCCATAGCCATGTCTTCCAGCTCAGCAATGGTGCGGATCCTGATAAAGGGCGGCAAGGTGGTGAACGACGACTGCACCCAGGAGGCCGACGTCTACATCGAGAATGGAATCATCCAGCAGGTGGGGAAGGAGCTGATGATCCCAGGTGGAGCCAAAGTGATTGACGCCTCGGGAAAACTAGTCCTCCCCGGGGGTATTGACACCAGCGTCCACCTGGAGGAGAGCTTCATGAACGCCACCACGGCAGATGACTTCTACAGCGGCACCAAG GCTGCTCTAGCTGGCGGTACAACCATGGTGATTGCACACATTCTGCCAGAGAAGAATGAGTCTTTGCTGGAAGCCTACGAGACGTGCCGCAGCTCGGCAGACCCCAAAGCCTGCTGTGACTACGCTCTGCACGTGGGCGTTACTTGGTGGGGACCCAAG GTGCGAGCTGAGATGGAGAAGCTGGTGAGGGAGCACGGAGTGAATTCCTTTCAGATGTTCATGGCCTATAAGGACATGTTcatgctgagggacagtgagctctTCCAGGCTCTGCAGCACTGCAAGGACATCGGAGCTATAGCACGAGTCCATGCTGAAAATGGGGAACTGGTGGCAGAG GGTGCAAAAGAAGCATTGGACCTGGGCATTAGTGGCCCAGAGGGGATTGAAATCAGCAGGCCTGAAGAG TTGGAAGCCGAGGCGACTCACAGGGCAATCACCATCGCCAACAGG gcCCACTGCCCGATCTATCTCGTCAATGTGTCTAGTATGTCCGCGGGAGATGTGGTGGCTACAGCCAAGATGCAGG GTAAGGTGGTCCACGGTGAAACAACCACAGCCCACGCGGTGCTTAACGGTATGCAGTACTATCATCAGGACTGGGCCCATGCTGCTGCCCATGTTACCGTGCCACCTCTCCGCCTGGACCCCAACACTCCCGGTTTCCTAATGAGCCTGCTGGGAAA TGACACTCTGAATGTTGTGGGGTCCGACCACCGTCCATTCACCATCAAACAGAGAGCCATGGGCAAGGATGATTTCACAAAGATCCCCCACGGGCTTCCTGGTATTCAGGATCGCATGAGTGTCATCTGGGAGAAAGGAGTG ATCGGGGGAAAGATGGATGAGAATCGCTTTGTTGCAGTCACAAGCTCAAACGCAGCCAAGATCTACAACCTCTACCCGAGGAAAGGAAGGATCATCCCAGGAGCAGATGCTGATGTGGTGGTTTGGGACCCCGAGGGATCCAA GACCATTTCTGTGGATAACCAGTTCCAGGGAGGAGATGTAAACCTGTATGAAGGTCTCCGCTGTCATGGCGTACCCCTGGTCACCATCAGCCGTGGCCGTCTGGTCTATGAAAATGGCATGTTCACGTGTGCTGAGGGCTCCGGAAAGTTTTGCCCCCTGAGGACCTTTCCAGATTACCTCTACAAGAAGATGGTTCAGAGGGAAAAG TGCCAGGCTGTGAAAGCGGTTGAGCGGGAGCCCTACACAGGGGATGTTGTTCCGGTGCTCAACTCAGGAAAGAGGGACTTCGGGGTTTCAGATCTGGACACTCCGACACGCC GCACCCGGCACGGGGGCGTGAGGGACCTCCAAGAGTCCAGTTTCAGCCTGTCTG